The window GATGTCGAGGACGTAGCGCGGCTTGCCGTCGGCGGCGGGGTGGCCGATCCGCAGGCCCTTGCGCTGGCCGATGGTGAAGCCGAAGGCGCCCTCGTGGGTGCCGACCTTCTCGCCGCTCTCGTCGACGATGTCGCCCTCGGCCTTGCCCAGGCGGTTCGCGAGGAAGCCCTGGGTGTCGCCGTCGGCGATGAAGCAGATGTCGTGGCTGTCGGGCTTCTTCGCGACGGCGAGGCCGCGTCGTTCGGCCTCGGCGCGGATCTCTTCCTTGGTGGTGAGGGTGTCGCCGAGCGGGAAGAGCGCGTGGGCCAGCTGCTTCTCGTCGAGGACGCCGAGGACGTACGACTGGTCCTTGGCCATGTCGCTGGCGCGGTGGAGTTCGCGCGTGCCGTCGTCGTTGAGGACGACCGTGGCGTAGTGGCCGGTGCAGACGGCGTCGAACCCGAGGGCCAGGGCCTTGTCGAGCAGCGCCGCGAACTTGATCTTCTCGTTGCAGCGCAGGCAGGGGTTCGGGGTGCGCCCGGCCTCGTACTCGGCGACGAAGTCCTCGACGACGTCCTCGCGGAAGCGCTCGGCAAGGTCCCAGACGTAGAAGGGGATGCCGATGACGTCGGCGGCGCGGCGGGCGTCGCGGGAGTCCTCGATGGTGCAACAGCCGCGGGCGCCGGTCCTGAAGGACTGGGGGTTCGCGGAGAGCGCCAGGTGGACGCCCGTGACGTCGTGCCCGGCTTCCACGGCGCGGGCGGCGGCGACGGCGGAGTCCACCCCGCCGGACATGGCGGCGAGGACGCGGAGGGGGCGGGCGGTGCGCGGCAGGTTCTCAGTCATGGCACCGTCCAGGGTACGGGGAACCGCGCGCGGTCACGGCGCGTTGTCGGGTCGGGGGGTGGATCGCATGGTGCGTGAGGGTGGGAAGACGCGGGACGCGGCTCCGGGCACGGCGACCGGCAAGGGGTCGGGCCGGACCCGCAGGGCCGTGCTGTTCGGGGGGCTCGGGGTGATCGCGGCCGCGGCCGTCGTCGGGCAGGACGAGCTCAGACGCGCCTGGTGGCTGCTGCCCGGGGTGTCCAAGCCGCGCAAGGAAGGCGAGCTGGACTACGCGGCCGCGAACTGGACGGCGGCCTCGCCGGCGAACTGGCGGCCGGCGGACCGGCCCGACGACTACCGCGTGGACCGGATTGTCGTGCATGTCACACAGGGCGGGTTCGAGTCCTCGGTGGACGCCTTCAAGAACCCGTGGCACAAGGCGTCGGCGCACTACATAGTCCGCCAGGACGGCCATGTCGAGCAGATGGTGCGCGAACTGGACGTGGCCTTCCACGCCGGGAACCGGTCCATGAACGAGCGCAGTGTCGGCATCGAGCACGTGGGCTTCGTGGACCGGCCGCGGGACTTCACGGACGCGATGTACGCGGCCTCGGCCGAGCTGGCCGCCGATGTCTGCCGGAGGTACGACATACCGGCCGACCGGGAGCACATCGTGGGCCACTCCGAGGTGCCGGGCGCCGATCACACGGACCCGGGCCGCCACTGGGACTGGAACCGCTACGTCCGCATGGTCGGGGAAGCCCTGGCCCGCAAGCCCGCGACCGGCTGAGCCGGGGCGCCCGTCGATCGACCCCCGGCCCGTCCGACGCCCGCCCGGGGTCCGGGCGGGACGCGGCTCAGCTGAGTCCGGCCGTGCGGGCGCGGGCGACGGCGGGGCCGATGGCGGCGGCCACCGCGGCGACGTCCTCCTTGGTGGAGGTGTGGCCGAGGGAGAACCGCAGGGTGCCCCGGGCCAGCAGCGGATCGGTGCCGGTGGCGAGCAGTACGTGGCTGGGTTGGGCCACGCCCGCGGTGCAGGCGGAGCCGGTGGAGCACTCGATGCCCTGGGCGTCGAGGAGGAGCAGCAGGGAGTCGCCCTCGCAGCCGGGGAAGCTGAAGTGGGCGTTGGCGGGCAGCCGGTCCACGGGGTCCCCGCCGAGCACGGCGTCGGGCACCTCCCGCAGGACGGCGGCGACCAGCTCGTCGCGCAGGGCGCCGATCTCGACGGCGAATCGCTCGCGCCGCTCGGCGGCGAGGACGGCCGCCACCGCGAAGGCCGCGATGGCCGGCACGTCGAGGGTCCCGGACCGGACGTGCCGCTCCTGGCCGCCTCCGTGCAGGACGGGGACGGGGGTCTGGTCCCGGCCGAGCAGCAGGGCGCCGATGCCGTACGGGCCGCCCACCTTGTGGCCGCTGACGGTCATGGCGGCGAGGCCGCTGTCGCCGAAGCGGACGTCGAGCTGGCCGACGGCCTGGACGGCGTCGGAGTGCAGCGGGATCCCGAACTCCCCGGCGATGTCGGCGAGTTCCCGTACGGGGAAGACCGTGCCGATCTCGTTGTTGGCCCACATCACGGTGGCCAGGGCGACGTCGGAGGGGTTCCGCTCGATCGCCTCCCGGAAGGCGTCGGGGTGCACGCGCCCGTGGTGGTCCACCGGGAGGTACTCGACCCGGGCCCCCTCGTGCTCGGCGAGCCAGTGGACGGCGTCGAGGACGGCGTGGTGCTCGACGGGGCTGGTGAGCACGCGGGTGCGGGTCGGGTCCTGGTCGCGGCGTGCCCAGTAGAGGCCCTTGACGGCGAGGTTGTCGGCCTCCGTGCCGCCGGCGGTGAAGACCACCTCGCTCGGGCGTGCGCCGAGGGCTTCGGCGAGGGCCTCGCGGGCCTCCTCGACGGTGCGGCGGGCGCGGCGGCCGGCGGCGTGGAGGGAGGACGCGTTACCCGTGGCGGCGAACTGCGCGGTCATCGCCGCAGCGGCCTCCGGCAGCATCGGGGTGGTTGCGGCGTGGTCGAGGTAGGCCATGATCCCCCGATTCTACGAGCCCCCCGACACACCGGACCCCATCCGGTCCCCCGCCGGCGCAATCCCCGGCGGACCGCGGTGGCCGGGCGGGGTGCCGGGGCGACGGCGACGGGGGCACCCGCCGCCCGCCGGCCGGGCCGGGCGGGGGCGCCTGCGCGGGTCAGGGCGTCGGGCGGGGGGCGCGGGCCAGTTGGCGGGACTGGGCCACGAGTCGGTCCGTCGAGTCCCAGACCTCGGCGTCCTCCTCCAGGAAGCCCCCGGCGAGGTTGCGGGTGGTGATGGCCACCCGCAGCGGGCCCGGCGCGGGGCGGTGGCGGATGTGGGTGGTGAGCTCGACCGTCGGGGCCCAGCCGATCAGGCCGAGGTCGAAGGCGGTGGGCGGCAGCGCGTCCACCGCCAGCAGCAGTGACAGCGGGTCGGCGTCACGGCCGTCGGCCAGCTCGAACCAGGCCCGCATCTCGCCCTTGCCCGACGGCGCCCCGACCGCCCAGCCCGCCGTCGCCGGGTCCAGGCGCAGCCGGAGCCGGTCCACGATGGCGGAGCTGCCGGGGATCGGCGCGGGGCCGGCCTCCGCGCCGAGGCAGTCCTCGTACGCGGGCATGACCGGCGGCAGCGCGGTGGTGTGCACGGAGTCGGGCAGGGCGGACAGTTCCCCGTACGAGGCGAGGACACGGATCCGCTCGACCTCCGCGCCGCTCTCGTCGTACTGGAAGAGGGACGCCTGGCCGGTCGAGAGGGTGCGCCCGATCCGGACGACCTGCGTGCGGATCACGGCGGGGCCGGGCACGGAGGAGGTCAGGTAGTGGGCGGAGACGGTGAAGGGGTCGGGGTGCGGCAGGGCCGCCGACAGGGCCCGACCGACCAGTGCCAACAGATATCCGCCGTTGACGGCGGTGATGATCGTCCAGCCGGCGCTGAGTTCAGCGTCGTACACCCCGGGCTCGTCCGCGCGGGCGGAGAGGGTGGTGTCGCGGTCGAACTCGCTGTCGCCGATGGATGCCTGGGCCGCTGCATGTGACATGAAAACGACGGTACACCGGCATGCTACTAAGCGGTAGCTTTCTATTGCTACGTGCGCGTTACGGCTCTTCGGCCACGGCGGACCGGCGGTTCCAGGCCAGCGGCGCCCGCCAGTGGTAACGGATCGCGAGCAGCCGGAGCACGAAGGTGGTGATGATCGCGGCGGCGGTGGTGAGGCCGTTGAGCGTGTCGAAGGCGATGAAGAGGGCCACCATCGAGGCGCCGACGACCGCGGGCACCGCGTACATCTCGCGGTCGCGCAGCAGCGAGGGGACCTCGTTGACCAGCACGTCGCGCAGCACGCCTCCCCCGACCGCCGTGGCCAGCCCCAGCGAGGCGGACGCGGTCAGCCCGAGGCCGTACTCGTACGCCTTGGTCGTGCCCGTCACGCAGAACAGTCCGAGGCCGGCCGCGTCGAAGACGTTGATGGCGCGGTTGATCCGCTGGACTTCGGGGTGCAGGAAGAAGACCAGCCCGGCGGCGACCAGCGGTGTCACGAAGAAGCTGAGCTCCCCGAAGGCGGCGGGCGGGACGGCGCCGATGACGAGGTCGCGGAAGAGACCGCCGCCGAGGGCGGTGACGAGCGCGAGCACGGCGATGCCGAAGATGTCGAAGTTCTTGCGCACGGCGAGCAGGGCGCCCGCGGTGGCGAAGACAAAAATGCCCGCGAGGTCCAGGGCGTGCTGGATGCCGGGCGGGAAGAGATCGTGGAGCACGCCCCCATTGTGCCGTCCGCCGTCGCACCGCCCACCCGCCGGCGTGACGGGGCGTGGGCGGCGGCGGACAGGACGGGGACGCGGCGTGGGCGGGGACCGGCGACACCGGCCGGGGAACGCACAGTGGTGCCGGGGTTCCCGGACGCGTACGCCCGGGTGCCCCGGCACCACACCCGACCCCGGCCGCTACTCCGGGGGCGGACACCTGCGGTCGTCGTGACCCGCCGGATCGTCGGCGTGACCCGCCACGCCGACGTCGAGACCCGCTACACCGTCGGCGTGTCCACCACTTCGGCGGCGCCCGGCAGGGCCTTGTCGCCCGGCGCCTGGTCCGGCGCGTTCTCCGGGTGGTGGCAGGCGACCTGGTGCCCCGTCTTCAGGGCCACCAGCGGCGGCTCCTGCGTGGTGCACAGCTCGGTCGCCTTCCAGCACCGGGTGTGGAACCGGCAGCCGCTGGGCGGCGAGATCGGCGACGGGACGTCGCCCTTGAGCAGGATGCGCCCGCTCTTCGCGCCGCGCCGCCTCGGATCCGGCACCGGCACCGCCGACATGAGCGCGGTCGTGTAGGGGTGCATCGGCGCCTCGTACAGCGACTTGCGGTCGGCCAGCTCCACGATCTTGCCGAGGTACATCACCGCGATGCGGTCCGAGACGTGTCGGATGACCGACAGGTCGTGCGCGATGATCACGTACGTCAGGCCGAGTTCCTCCTGGAGGTCGTCCAGCAGGTTCACCACCTGGGCCTGGATCGAGACATCCAGCGCCGACACCGGCTCGTCGGCGACGACGAGCTTCGGCTTGAGGGCCAGGGCCCGCGCGATGCCGATGCGCTGCCGCTGGCCGCCGGAGAACTCGTGCGGGTAGCGGTTGTAGTGCTCGGGGTTGAGGCCCACCAGCGAGAGCAGCCGCTGGACCTCGGCCTTCACGCCGCCCTCGGGGGTGACCTTCTGGAGCTTGAAGGGCGCCCCGACGATGGTGCCCACCGTGTGGCGGGGGTTCAGCGAGCCGTAGGGGTCCTGGAAGATCATCTGCACGTCACGGCGCAACGGCCGCATGCCCGCGACGCTCAGGTGCGTGATGTCCCGGCCCTCGAACTCGACCTTCCCGCCGGTCGGTTCGAGCAGTCGGGTGATCAGCCGGCCCATGGTGGACTTGCCGCAGCCGGACTCGCCGACGATGCCGAGGGTCTCACCCCGCCGGACGTCGAAGTCGATGCCGTCCACGGCCTTGACGGCGCCGGCCTGGCGGCGCAACAGCCCCTTGTTGATGGGGAAGTGCTTGACCAGCCCGGTCACCTTCAGCAGCGGCTCCTCGGCGGTGTCCGCCGCGGCCTGCGCGGAGGAGACCTCCGCCGCGCCCGTCTTGTTCATGTCGGTCACAGCTTCGGCGCAATCTCTTCGGTCCAGATCCGGGTCCGCTCCTCCTGCGACATGTGGCAGGCTGACCAGTGCCGGCTGTCGTCCTCGGTCAGCTCGGGGCGCTGGGTGCGGGTGATGCCGCCCTTGGGTACGTCGGCGTAGGGGCACCGGGGGTTGAACGCGCAGCCGCTCGGGATGTTGATGAGGCTGGGCGGCGAGCCCTTCACCGGGATCAGCCGCTCGGTCTGGTCGCGGTCTATGCGCGGCATCGAGCCGAGCAGCCCCCAGGTGTAGGGATGCCGGGGGCCGTAGAAGACCTTCTCCGCGGTGCCGCGCTCGACGCACCGACCTCCGTACATCACGAGGATGTCGTCGGCCATCTCGGCGACCACGCCGAGGTCGTGCGTGATCATGATGACCGCGGAGCCGAACTCCTTCTGCAGGTCGCGGATGAGGTCCAGGATCTGCGCCTGGACGGTGACGTCCAGGGCGGTGGTGGGCTCGTCCGCGATGAGCAGTTCGGGGTTGTTGACGAGCGCCATGGCGATCATCGCGCGCTGGCGCATGCCACCGGAGAACTCGTGGGGGTAGGCGTCCACGCGCCGGTGGGGCTCCGGGATGCCGACCCGGTCGAGCATCTCGACGGCCCGCTTGCGGGCCGTCTTCTTGTCGACGCCGTGGTGGGTCCGGTAGGCCTCGACGATCTGCTTGCCGACCGAGTAGTACGGGTGCATCGCGGACAGCGGGTCCTGGAAGACCATCGCCATCTTGTGCCCGCGGAGCTTGCGCACGTGGTCGGCGTCGGCCTGGACCAGGTCCTCGCCGTCGAGCACGACCTGCCCGGAGATGTGCGGGCGGCTGCGGGCGTTGCCGGTGCGGTGCAGGCCCATGATGGCCAGCGAGGTCACCGACTTGCCCGAGCCGGACTCGCCGACGATCCCGAGCGTCTTGCCGCGCTCCAGGTCGAAGGAGAGCCCGTCGACGGACTTGACGAGGCCGTCGTCGGTCGGGAAGTGGACCTTGAGGTCGCGTACGGAGAGGAAGGAGTCGCCGGCGCGGGTCTCCCCCTTGGCCTGCTCGGGGACGAACGCGGGCTCGCCGGAGGTGCCGGTGGAAACGGCGGGGTTCTCGGTCACGTCAGCCTCACGCGCGGGTCGATGACGGCGTACAGCAGGTCCACGATCAGGTTGGCCATCACCACGAAGAGCGCGGCGAGGAGGGTGACACCCATGATCACGGGGAGGTCGCCCTGGCCGATGGCGGCGACGGCCGCCGTTCCCAGACCCTGGAAGTTGAAGGTCGTCTCGGTGAGCACCGCGCCGCCGAGGAGTCCGCCGAGGTCGAGGCCGAACATCGTGACGATCGGGGTGAGGGTGGAACGCAGGGCGTGCTTGCGGATGACCACGCCCTCCTTGAGTCCCTTGGCGCGGGCGGTGCGGATGTAGTCCTCGCCGAGGACTTCCAGCATGGTCGCGCGGGTGATGCGGGCGTAGGTCGCCGCGAAGAGGAAGGCGAGGGTGACCCAGGGCAGGATCAGGCTGTTGAGCCAGGCCAGCGGATCCTCGGTCAGAGGTTTGTAGTTGGACACGTCCAACCAGCCGAGGCCGTAGACGAAGACGGCGGGAGCCACCATGCCGGTGAAGAAGATCGGCAGGGAGACGCCGGCGAGCGCTCCGATCATGACGGTCCGGTCGATGGCCGTACGCCGTTTCAGCGCCGAGACCACTCCGGTGGCCACACCCGCGAGCACCCAGATCAAGGCGGCGCCGACGGCGAGCGAGAGGGTGACCGGCATGCGGTCGAGCATGGTCTCCCAGACGGGGGCCTCGCTCTTGAAGGAGTAGCCGAAGCACGGAGCGGCGCAGTGCGTGACCTCGGTGCCGCCGTCGTAGTCGCGGCCGACGAAGATGCCCTTGAGGAACACCCAGTACTGCTCGGAGATGGGCTTGTCGAAGCCCATCTTCACGCGGATGCCCGCCAGGGCGGTCTCGTTGGTCTCTCGACCGGCGTACATGAGCGCGGGATCGCTGCCGGTCAGCTTCGGGACCGCGAAGAAGATGCCGAAGGTGACCACGGAGACCACCAGCAGCGTGGCGGCGACGTTGAACAGCCGCCGTATGAGGTAGACGAGCACTGCAGTCGGCCGCCCGGGGCGGGCGGCTGCCGCCCCTTGTGGGGACGACAGCCGCCGCCTGCGGCCTTCACCTGCCCTTCGGACTAGCGCATGTGCGGTGAAGGCACTTACTTACGAATTGCTGGCCTGCTGGTGCCCGGCGGCCGCGGTGGAGCGGCCGTCGGACGGTCGGACGACTACTTGGCGACGCCCAGGACAGCGAGGTCGATGCGGCCCATCGAGTCGTTGAAGTAGACGTTCGTCAGGCGCGGGTTGTGGTAGATGAGCGCCTTGTCGAAGTTGATCGGGAGGTAGAGCGCCTTCTCCATGATCTTCTTGTTGATGTCCGTGTAGAACGGAGCGGCGGCGTCCGGGGTGGCGGCGTTCGCGGCCTTGTCGAACAGGCCGTTGACCTCGGGGTCGTCCAGCATCGTGTAGTTGTTGTTGCCGTTCGGCAGGATGAACGAGCCGTCGACCAGGGGCTGGAGGAAGCCCGAGCCGGAGTTGTAGTCGGCGCCCCAGCCCATCACGATGATGCCGTAGTTCTTCTTCTTCACGTTCTCGGGCGAACCGATCGTGGAGGAGGAGAGCTTGCCGTCGTACTGGTCGATCGTGGCCTTGATGCCGACCTTGGCGAGCGAGGCCTGGAGGGACTCGGCGGTCTTGACCTCGGGGGCGCGGTTGTTGCGGACCGCGATGGTGGTCTCGAACCCGTCGGGCTTGCCACACGCCTTGAGCGCGTCCTTGGCCTTCTGCTCCTGCGCCTTGCCGGCGGTCAGGCCCCACGGGTCGAAGGACTTGTCCGAGCCGGGGATGCCGGGCGGCAGCATGTTCGCGCCGAGGTCACCGCTGGTCGGGCCACCGCGGGCGTTCTGGAGCGACTTCGGGTCGGCCGCGTAGATGACGGCCTTGCGGCACTCGATGTTCTCGAACGGCGCGACCGTCTGCGGGAAGGCGAAGTAGCGGATGTAGCCCGTGAACGGGTTGTCCGCGTTCTTCTTGAGGTTCGCGTCCTTGAGGATCTTGTTCTTCGCGGCCTGCTGGACACCGGTGCCGTCGACGGCGAGGTCGATGTCGCCGGAGAGCAGGCGCTGGTCCATGTCGTCCGGGTTGGTCGTGACCGTGAAGCTGACCTTGTCCGGCAGACCCTTGCGGATCGTGTCCGTCTTCGGGTCCCAGTTCTCGTTGCGGACGAAGGTGGCGCCCTTGCCCGCGGTGAAGCTCTCGACCTTGTAAGGACCGGTGGAGACGGGCTTGTTGGTGTAGCCCGCGCCCTGGTCCTTGGCCGCCGGGACGGGCGAGGAGGACGGCATCGCCAGCAGGTAGTTGAAGTCCGAGTTGGCGCTGGCCAGGTTGAAGACGATCGTCTTGTCGTCCGGCGTCTGGACCGACTTCAGACCCAGCTTGTTCGGGTCGGTGTCCTTGTACGGGCCGGGGTACTTCTGGCCCTGGTCGAGCAGGTCGACCAGGTACGTCGGGCCGCCGGACAGCACGTCCTGCGCGAAGACGCGCTCGATGCCGTACTTGAAGTCCTTCGAGGTGATCGGCGTGCCGTCCTCGAACTTCACGCCGTCCTTGATCTTGACGGTGTACGTCTTGCCGTCGTTGCTCAGGACCGGCGCGGCCTCGGCGAGGTCCGGGACCAGCTTGGTGCCCGCGGCGCCCGGCTTGCTGTCGTACGCGAAGAGCTGGCGGACGTAGAGGCGCTGAAGGTTCCACACGAAGCCGTAGTAGGCACGCGCCGGGTCGAGGTAGTCGACGTCCTGCGGCGACCAGAGCTTGAGCTCACCGCCCTTGGCGTCCGAGGCGTTCACCAGGGCCGTGGAGGCACCGCTGTAGCCCTTGTCGTTCGCGCCCTCGGACTTCTTGCCCTCGTCCTTGCCACCGCCACACGCGGCGGTCATCGACAAGGCGGCGACCACGGCGGTGATCGCGAGTGCCTGCTTTCTGCGGATCACGGTTGTCCAACCTCCATAGGTGGTGAATCGAAGAAGCGGTTCAGCTGCCCTTGGGGTCGAGTGCGTCGCGCAGCCCGTCCCCGAAGAGGTTGAACGCCAGGACGGTGATGAAGATCGTGAGGCCCGGGACCACCATGTACATGGGGTCGTCCTGGTAGATGGGGACGGCGTCGGACAGCATCTTGCCCCAGGAGGCGGTGGGCGGCTTGACGCCGGCACCGAGGAAGCTGAGGGCCGCCTCCGTCAGGATGTTGGTCGGGATGATCAGCGTCGAGTAGACGAGGATCGGCGCGACCAGGTTGGGCAGCAGCTCCTTGATCAGGATGTAGCCGCGGCCCGCCCCGAGGCTGCGCGCGGCCTCGACGTATTCGCGTTCACGCAGGGAGATCGTCTGTCCTCGGACGATGCGGCCGATGTACGGCCAGCCGAAGAAGCCGATGACGACGATCAGCACGCCCATCCGGACGCCCGAACCCTCGAACCCCCAGAGGGAGTTGGGGACCACGGACACGAGGGCGATGGTGAACAGCAGCTGCGGGAAGGCCAGCAGCAGGTCCATCGTGCGGCTGATGACGCCGTCGACCCAGCCGCCGAGGAACCCGGCGAGCGCGCCGAGCAGGCTGCCGAGGATCACCGAGACGAAGGCCGCGAGGAAGGCGACGACCAGGGAGATGCGGGCGCCGTAGACGATCCGGCTGAACACGTCGCGCCCGTTGGTGGGTTCGACGCCCAGCAGGAAGTCGGAGCTCATGCCGCCGAACGAACCGAGCGGCGTC of the Streptomyces sp. NBC_01426 genome contains:
- the mnmA gene encoding tRNA 2-thiouridine(34) synthase MnmA, whose amino-acid sequence is MTENLPRTARPLRVLAAMSGGVDSAVAAARAVEAGHDVTGVHLALSANPQSFRTGARGCCTIEDSRDARRAADVIGIPFYVWDLAERFREDVVEDFVAEYEAGRTPNPCLRCNEKIKFAALLDKALALGFDAVCTGHYATVVLNDDGTRELHRASDMAKDQSYVLGVLDEKQLAHALFPLGDTLTTKEEIRAEAERRGLAVAKKPDSHDICFIADGDTQGFLANRLGKAEGDIVDESGEKVGTHEGAFGFTIGQRKGLRIGHPAADGKPRYVLDISPVNNTVTVGPVEALDVSALTAIRPRWCGAVAAVPGTYTAQLRAHGGETEVFAELVDGELRVSFTEPVRGVAPGQAIVLYDGTRVVGSATIATTERASAAV
- a CDS encoding N-acetylmuramoyl-L-alanine amidase — protein: MVREGGKTRDAAPGTATGKGSGRTRRAVLFGGLGVIAAAAVVGQDELRRAWWLLPGVSKPRKEGELDYAAANWTAASPANWRPADRPDDYRVDRIVVHVTQGGFESSVDAFKNPWHKASAHYIVRQDGHVEQMVRELDVAFHAGNRSMNERSVGIEHVGFVDRPRDFTDAMYAASAELAADVCRRYDIPADREHIVGHSEVPGADHTDPGRHWDWNRYVRMVGEALARKPATG
- a CDS encoding cysteine desulfurase family protein, with protein sequence MAYLDHAATTPMLPEAAAAMTAQFAATGNASSLHAAGRRARRTVEEAREALAEALGARPSEVVFTAGGTEADNLAVKGLYWARRDQDPTRTRVLTSPVEHHAVLDAVHWLAEHEGARVEYLPVDHHGRVHPDAFREAIERNPSDVALATVMWANNEIGTVFPVRELADIAGEFGIPLHSDAVQAVGQLDVRFGDSGLAAMTVSGHKVGGPYGIGALLLGRDQTPVPVLHGGGQERHVRSGTLDVPAIAAFAVAAVLAAERRERFAVEIGALRDELVAAVLREVPDAVLGGDPVDRLPANAHFSFPGCEGDSLLLLLDAQGIECSTGSACTAGVAQPSHVLLATGTDPLLARGTLRFSLGHTSTKEDVAAVAAAIGPAVARARTAGLS
- a CDS encoding thioesterase family protein, giving the protein MSHAAAQASIGDSEFDRDTTLSARADEPGVYDAELSAGWTIITAVNGGYLLALVGRALSAALPHPDPFTVSAHYLTSSVPGPAVIRTQVVRIGRTLSTGQASLFQYDESGAEVERIRVLASYGELSALPDSVHTTALPPVMPAYEDCLGAEAGPAPIPGSSAIVDRLRLRLDPATAGWAVGAPSGKGEMRAWFELADGRDADPLSLLLAVDALPPTAFDLGLIGWAPTVELTTHIRHRPAPGPLRVAITTRNLAGGFLEEDAEVWDSTDRLVAQSRQLARAPRPTP
- a CDS encoding trimeric intracellular cation channel family protein, with amino-acid sequence MLHDLFPPGIQHALDLAGIFVFATAGALLAVRKNFDIFGIAVLALVTALGGGLFRDLVIGAVPPAAFGELSFFVTPLVAAGLVFFLHPEVQRINRAINVFDAAGLGLFCVTGTTKAYEYGLGLTASASLGLATAVGGGVLRDVLVNEVPSLLRDREMYAVPAVVGASMVALFIAFDTLNGLTTAAAIITTFVLRLLAIRYHWRAPLAWNRRSAVAEEP
- a CDS encoding ABC transporter ATP-binding protein, producing MNKTGAAEVSSAQAAADTAEEPLLKVTGLVKHFPINKGLLRRQAGAVKAVDGIDFDVRRGETLGIVGESGCGKSTMGRLITRLLEPTGGKVEFEGRDITHLSVAGMRPLRRDVQMIFQDPYGSLNPRHTVGTIVGAPFKLQKVTPEGGVKAEVQRLLSLVGLNPEHYNRYPHEFSGGQRQRIGIARALALKPKLVVADEPVSALDVSIQAQVVNLLDDLQEELGLTYVIIAHDLSVIRHVSDRIAVMYLGKIVELADRKSLYEAPMHPYTTALMSAVPVPDPRRRGAKSGRILLKGDVPSPISPPSGCRFHTRCWKATELCTTQEPPLVALKTGHQVACHHPENAPDQAPGDKALPGAAEVVDTPTV
- a CDS encoding ABC transporter ATP-binding protein, with amino-acid sequence MTENPAVSTGTSGEPAFVPEQAKGETRAGDSFLSVRDLKVHFPTDDGLVKSVDGLSFDLERGKTLGIVGESGSGKSVTSLAIMGLHRTGNARSRPHISGQVVLDGEDLVQADADHVRKLRGHKMAMVFQDPLSAMHPYYSVGKQIVEAYRTHHGVDKKTARKRAVEMLDRVGIPEPHRRVDAYPHEFSGGMRQRAMIAMALVNNPELLIADEPTTALDVTVQAQILDLIRDLQKEFGSAVIMITHDLGVVAEMADDILVMYGGRCVERGTAEKVFYGPRHPYTWGLLGSMPRIDRDQTERLIPVKGSPPSLINIPSGCAFNPRCPYADVPKGGITRTQRPELTEDDSRHWSACHMSQEERTRIWTEEIAPKL
- a CDS encoding ABC transporter permease, which encodes MLVYLIRRLFNVAATLLVVSVVTFGIFFAVPKLTGSDPALMYAGRETNETALAGIRVKMGFDKPISEQYWVFLKGIFVGRDYDGGTEVTHCAAPCFGYSFKSEAPVWETMLDRMPVTLSLAVGAALIWVLAGVATGVVSALKRRTAIDRTVMIGALAGVSLPIFFTGMVAPAVFVYGLGWLDVSNYKPLTEDPLAWLNSLILPWVTLAFLFAATYARITRATMLEVLGEDYIRTARAKGLKEGVVIRKHALRSTLTPIVTMFGLDLGGLLGGAVLTETTFNFQGLGTAAVAAIGQGDLPVIMGVTLLAALFVVMANLIVDLLYAVIDPRVRLT
- a CDS encoding ABC transporter substrate-binding protein translates to MTAACGGGKDEGKKSEGANDKGYSGASTALVNASDAKGGELKLWSPQDVDYLDPARAYYGFVWNLQRLYVRQLFAYDSKPGAAGTKLVPDLAEAAPVLSNDGKTYTVKIKDGVKFEDGTPITSKDFKYGIERVFAQDVLSGGPTYLVDLLDQGQKYPGPYKDTDPNKLGLKSVQTPDDKTIVFNLASANSDFNYLLAMPSSSPVPAAKDQGAGYTNKPVSTGPYKVESFTAGKGATFVRNENWDPKTDTIRKGLPDKVSFTVTTNPDDMDQRLLSGDIDLAVDGTGVQQAAKNKILKDANLKKNADNPFTGYIRYFAFPQTVAPFENIECRKAVIYAADPKSLQNARGGPTSGDLGANMLPPGIPGSDKSFDPWGLTAGKAQEQKAKDALKACGKPDGFETTIAVRNNRAPEVKTAESLQASLAKVGIKATIDQYDGKLSSSTIGSPENVKKKNYGIIVMGWGADYNSGSGFLQPLVDGSFILPNGNNNYTMLDDPEVNGLFDKAANAATPDAAAPFYTDINKKIMEKALYLPINFDKALIYHNPRLTNVYFNDSMGRIDLAVLGVAK
- a CDS encoding ABC transporter permease, translating into MTAPLHDTDAETPAPVSVADVPAKAIEGRSPGRIAWMRLKRDKVALTGGVVVILLILVAVFAPLIVSLLGHPPNEFHEDMLDPDFGTPLGSFGGMSSDFLLGVEPTNGRDVFSRIVYGARISLVVAFLAAFVSVILGSLLGALAGFLGGWVDGVISRTMDLLLAFPQLLFTIALVSVVPNSLWGFEGSGVRMGVLIVVIGFFGWPYIGRIVRGQTISLREREYVEAARSLGAGRGYILIKELLPNLVAPILVYSTLIIPTNILTEAALSFLGAGVKPPTASWGKMLSDAVPIYQDDPMYMVVPGLTIFITVLAFNLFGDGLRDALDPKGS